TGTTCGTCGATGTCCGGTTCGGCCAGTGCCTCTCCGGTGCGCAGCCAATGCATGACCTGACCGAGCAGCCACGGCTTGCCGTAAGCCCCCTCCCGATCATGACGCCATCGGCCCCGCTTTGCGAAAGTGCAGTTGCCACGTCGTCGATTGTGCAGATATCGCCGTTCACAATCACAGGGATGGACACGGCATCCTTGACCTCGCGGATAAAGGCCCAATCCGCGGAACCCTTGTACATCTGGTTGCGCGTGCGGCCGTGCACAGTGATCATCTTCGCGCCCAGATCTTCCGCAATGCGTGCCAGTTCCGGCGCGTTCAGCGACGTATGATCCCAACCCATGCGCATTTTCACGGTAACGGGCACCGACACGGCTTTGACCGTGGCATCGATGAGACTGGCGGCGAGCTTAAGATCGCGCATCAGCGCGCTGCCAGCATCGCCATTGACCACCTTCTTCACCGGGCAGCCCATATTAATGTCAATGATCGCGGCCCCGCGATCCTCGTTCAATTTGGCCGCTTCGCCCATTTCGTCAGGCGTGCACCCCACAAGCTGCATCGAGACTGGTTCCTCGATCGCATCCCACGCCGCCTTCTGGAGCGACTGGCGCGTTTCGCGAATGGCGGCCGGGCTGGCGATCATTTCCGTGACGTTGAGACCCGACCCGAAGCGCCGCACCAGTTTGCGAAACGGCAGATCGGTGACGCCTGTCATGGGGGCCAGAATGACCGGGCAGTCAATCGTTACCGGACCGACAGCGATCGGTTTCAATGCCGGTGGAACAGGAGGTGCGTTCATAATGGGGCTCGTGCCTAAAAAACAGGCAGGCGCATAGTGGATTGCGATGAGACCTGCAAGAAGCTACCCGCAGGCGCGATGAACGCCCTGCCGCCTGCCCCTGACCCATTTCCTGCCTTTGCAGCTATTGTCGTTGCGGCAGGCAAGGGATTGCGCGCGGGGCAGCCCCTTCCCAAACAGTTCGCCCAATGGCGCGGCAAAGCGCTGGTCAGGCATTGCGTGGAGGCGTTGGTTGCCGCTGGCGCTGCGCCTGTCGTGGTGGCCATTCCTGAAGGATCGGAATCGCTTGCTGAAGATGCTTTGTGCGGTTTCGAGCAAGTTCGTTTTGTCATCGGCGGGGCGACACGGCAGGAATCTGTTCGTGCGGCGTTGGAGAGCCTGTCCGACGAAGCGCCGGCATATGTCCTGATTCATGACGCGGCCCGTCCGGTCGTCGTGCCTTCCGTACTCGAACGCCTGTTATCCGCACTTGACCAGGCCCCGGGCGCTATTCCCGTTTTGCCGGTCGTTGACAGTCTGGCCGTGGATCGGGACGGCTTCATGGATGGCACTGCCAATCGCGAAGTGCTGCGACGGGTGCAAACACCGCAGGCCTTTGCCTATGCGGATATCCTGGCGGCACACCGGAACTGGCAGGGGGCCCCGCATGCCGGTGACGATGCCCAGGTCGCCCGGATGGCGGGCCTTCCGGTCACGCTCGTTGCGGGTGACGAAGCCATGTACAAGCTGACATTTTCGGAGGATTTCGTGGCCCCGCTCCCTGCTGTCCGGATGGGGACAGGTTATGATGTCCATCGCCTTGCGGATGGTGAGGACCTGTGGCTGTGTGGGGTAAAAATCGAACATAGCCAAGGGCTTGTTGGTCACAGTGATGCTGATGTGGCAATTCATGCCCTTGTCGATGCCATGTTGGGCGCGGTGGCCGCGGGCGATATCGGACAGCATTTTCCGCCCAGTAACCCCCAATGGCGCGGGGCGTCGTCGGGCGTGTTTTTGCAGCACGCTTGCGAGGTTGTCGCCCATGCCGGTTACGTCGTTGGAAATGTGGATGTCACAATCATCTGCGAAGCCCCGAAAATTGGTCCACACCGGGATCTTATGCGCGCTAGACTTGCGGAACTGATGGGCGTTGACATCGGTTGTGTAAGTGTCAAGGCAACGACTACTGAAGGACTGGGCTTCACCGGCCGTCGTGAAGGCATCGCCGCCCAGGCGATTGCCACGCTCGTCAAGGCCGGTTGAAACCCGCAAGAAGGATTGCGAATATCATGGCTGTAACCAGCCTTCTCCCCGAAGAAATCGATGCATTGGCGCGTCGCGTTGTCGAAGAAAATGCGAAAGCAGGCAGGAAGGTCGCACTGGCGGAAAGTTGCACCGGTGGTCTGGTCTGCAGCGCTCTGACCGAGATCGCGGGGAGTTCGGCTGTGCTTGATCGCGGATTCGTCACTTATTCGAACGAAGCCAAGATGGCGATGCTTGGCGTGCCGCAGGATATCATTGAGACGTTTGGCGCGGTCTCTGTCGCATGTGTCTGGGCCATGGCCCGCGGGGCGATCAAGTACAGCAATGCGGATGTGGCCGTGGCAATCAGCGGTGTTGCCGGCCCCGATGGTGGTTCCGACCACAAGCCGGTGGGCACTGTCGTGTTCGCCGTGGCCCGACGGGGTGACGACGACGCCGAACCAGTAGCCGAAATGCGCAAACTTGACGGTTCAAGCAGGGCTGAAGTGCGCCGTCAGGCCACCCTTGTCGCGCTGGAGTTGTTGCTGCCGTAAAGATCCTGCGCACGGGTTTCGAAGGCGGCGACCATCTTGTGAAACGCCTTCTCGAAATATTGCCCGGCCAGTTTTTCGAACATTTTGCTTTTGAATGCGAAATCCACACGGAAATCGATTTCGCATTCATTTTCGCCCAACGGCTTGAACTGCCAGCTATTGTCGAGATCCTTAAGCGGCCCGTCGACATAGTGGACCTGAATCAGGTGCGGGCGTTCCTTGTGCACGCGTGATGTGAACTTTTCCCGCAGCGCCTTGAAACCGACCAGCATGTCGGCAACCATTTCCGTTTCGTCGTCCGAACGCACACGGGTTGCAATCACCCAAGGCAAAAATTCGGCATAACGGCCCACATCGGCCACCAGATCGTACATCTGCTCCGCACTGTAGGGTAGCCTGCGGACTTCGTGCATACCGGGCATCAGCGTTGTTTTTCCAGCTGCGCTTGACGGGCTGCACGCATTTCCTCGAAATCCTTGCCTGCGTGATAGCTTGAGCGTGTCAGCGGGCTCGATGCGACCTGCAGAAATCCCTTGGCGCGGGCGATTGCCCCGTAGGCGGAAAATGCCTGTGGAGTGACGAATTCCTCAACTTTGACATGCTTCGGCGTGGGTTGGAGATATTGGCCCATAGTGATGAAATCGACACCCGCGCTGCGCATGTCATCCATCACCTGATGCACTTCGAGGCGCTGTTCGCCTAATCCCAGCATAATGCCCGACTTGGTGAAAATCAGGGGATTATGTGCCTTGGTTTCCTCCAGCAAACGCAAGGAGGCGTAGTATCGCGCACCGGGGCGGATTGTCGGATAAAGCCGGGGAACGGTTTCGAGGTTGTGATTGTAGACATCGGGTCCGGCGGCCATGATCGCTTCCACCGCAGGGCGCATCTTGCCCCGAAAATCGGGGGTAAGGATTTCGATGG
This genomic window from Caenibius tardaugens NBRC 16725 contains:
- a CDS encoding bifunctional 2-C-methyl-D-erythritol 4-phosphate cytidylyltransferase/2-C-methyl-D-erythritol 2,4-cyclodiphosphate synthase, with translation MNALPPAPDPFPAFAAIVVAAGKGLRAGQPLPKQFAQWRGKALVRHCVEALVAAGAAPVVVAIPEGSESLAEDALCGFEQVRFVIGGATRQESVRAALESLSDEAPAYVLIHDAARPVVVPSVLERLLSALDQAPGAIPVLPVVDSLAVDRDGFMDGTANREVLRRVQTPQAFAYADILAAHRNWQGAPHAGDDAQVARMAGLPVTLVAGDEAMYKLTFSEDFVAPLPAVRMGTGYDVHRLADGEDLWLCGVKIEHSQGLVGHSDADVAIHALVDAMLGAVAAGDIGQHFPPSNPQWRGASSGVFLQHACEVVAHAGYVVGNVDVTIICEAPKIGPHRDLMRARLAELMGVDIGCVSVKATTTEGLGFTGRREGIAAQAIATLVKAG
- a CDS encoding CinA family protein → MAVTSLLPEEIDALARRVVEENAKAGRKVALAESCTGGLVCSALTEIAGSSAVLDRGFVTYSNEAKMAMLGVPQDIIETFGAVSVACVWAMARGAIKYSNADVAVAISGVAGPDGGSDHKPVGTVVFAVARRGDDDAEPVAEMRKLDGSSRAEVRRQATLVALELLLP
- a CDS encoding type II toxin-antitoxin system RatA family toxin; protein product: MPGMHEVRRLPYSAEQMYDLVADVGRYAEFLPWVIATRVRSDDETEMVADMLVGFKALREKFTSRVHKERPHLIQVHYVDGPLKDLDNSWQFKPLGENECEIDFRVDFAFKSKMFEKLAGQYFEKAFHKMVAAFETRAQDLYGSNNSSATRVA
- the lipA gene encoding lipoyl synthase; translation: MNDLSSAPKTPEQPARARKPDWIRVKAPVSKGYQETRKLMRDLGLNTVCEEAACPNIGECWTKKHATVMILGDVCTRACAFCNVKTGMPRKVDPLEPEHVATAAAEMGLEHIVITSVDRDDLPDGGAGQFVKVIEALRRTTPTTTIEILTPDFRGKMRPAVEAIMAAGPDVYNHNLETVPRLYPTIRPGARYYASLRLLEETKAHNPLIFTKSGIMLGLGEQRLEVHQVMDDMRSAGVDFITMGQYLQPTPKHVKVEEFVTPQAFSAYGAIARAKGFLQVASSPLTRSSYHAGKDFEEMRAARQAQLEKQR